Within Limisalsivibrio acetivorans, the genomic segment ATTATCTCCGCCACCGCACTCATAGTATCGGCCTACTTCTTCCCCATCATGGCGGGATATTATGCGGTTATGGTTCTCTTCACTGCCTACTTCATACTCTACTGCAACCGGAACAACCTTTACCCGAACTGGCTCCCTGTGGCGGGTTCCCCTATACCCATATTCCTTGTGGCGGCCTTTGTGGTGTATCTGCTCCCCGACAGCCGTGATATGCTCATAGATATCGTCAAGCAGCTGCTCACAAACATGACCGAGGCGGTTAAACAGTCGCCGAATAACGAGGTTCCAGAGCACTATATAGCCGTCCTGGAGCAGAACATAGACCAGGCCGCTCGTTCCGCTGTATTTATATTTCCGGGCCTGAACTACTCCTTTGTGTCACTTATCGCCTATTTCACCATGAACTTCTTCCTCAAGATGAAGAAAAGCGAGCATATCCCCTTCAGGCTACCCGACAACGCCGTATGGATAATGATCGCAGGAGTGGCGTGCTTCTTTATAGGAGGCGAGATACCACGCTCTATCGGGATGAACACCCTGCTCATATTCACATCCCTATATTTCTTTCAGGGGTTTGAGATTGTCCGCTTCTGGCTCGGCCGCTTTAATGTGTTCCCCCTGATAAAGGCTATCCTTTATATACTGATATTCAGCCAGTTTACCCTTATAATCCTAATAGCCCTTCAAGGGCTCTTCAGTATCTGGTTAAACATGTACCCAAGGCCGGAGGAAGAAAAAACGGAGGAGGACTAGAGAATTGATCGGCAAGAAGACCGCAACCCTCATCTCCGTAAACACGGCCTTTCTACTTGCAGTAATCAAGCTCATCGGCGGATTCTGGACGGGCTCTGTATCCGTACTATCCTCCGCCATGGACTCTCTGCTTGATATCGGCTCCTCCACCATAAACTTCTTCGCCATCAGAAAGTCCGAACAGCCCCCTGATAAGGACCACCGATTCGGCCACGGCAAATACGAGCCCTTCGCCGCCTTCTTTCAGTCTATTATTATCAACCTCTCCGGCGCATACATACTCTATCAGGCTTACAAAAAGTTCACCGGCGATGAGCCAATCAAGGGCCTGAACTACGGCATATATATAATGATATTCTCTCTCGCCGCCACCCTTGCCCTTGTGATTATGCTCCGTGCGGTGGGCAGGAGAGAGAAATCGCCTATCCTCAAGGCGGAGGCGATACACTATGAAATCGACCTGCTCACAGGGGGCGGGGTACTCGCCTCACTATTCCTTGTGAAGTTCACCGGGCTCGTTTTCTTCGATCCGCTCATCTCCGTAATCATCGCCC encodes:
- a CDS encoding DUF2232 domain-containing protein is translated as MSIIYLPLASLALFGANIFYPSMGILLSLFAPLLLLLYLVDERREKLSDIISATALIVSAYFFPIMAGYYAVMVLFTAYFILYCNRNNLYPNWLPVAGSPIPIFLVAAFVVYLLPDSRDMLIDIVKQLLTNMTEAVKQSPNNEVPEHYIAVLEQNIDQAARSAVFIFPGLNYSFVSLIAYFTMNFFLKMKKSEHIPFRLPDNAVWIMIAGVACFFIGGEIPRSIGMNTLLIFTSLYFFQGFEIVRFWLGRFNVFPLIKAILYILIFSQFTLIILIALQGLFSIWLNMYPRPEEEKTEED
- a CDS encoding cation diffusion facilitator family transporter, producing MIGKKTATLISVNTAFLLAVIKLIGGFWTGSVSVLSSAMDSLLDIGSSTINFFAIRKSEQPPDKDHRFGHGKYEPFAAFFQSIIINLSGAYILYQAYKKFTGDEPIKGLNYGIYIMIFSLAATLALVIMLRAVGRREKSPILKAEAIHYEIDLLTGGGVLASLFLVKFTGLVFFDPLISVIIALKTMYSATSLGKTVSKDLLDEALSPEDMDKIIGVLRSYKCVIVGHHNIRTRSSGPEKFVDMHINVSKYLTVDDAHFIADCIEKDISEQLGGADVTIHIEPCIPEEGNERCETVCSDEMHESIEKLRKSRG